The DNA segment CGTTGACGGTGCGGCGCTTCAGGGCCAACGACAGCGTGTTCATCGGCGACGATTACCTGATCAAGGGCGTGGCGGGCGCGATCTTCTGGCGGCTGGTGAGCGATTACACCGCGCAGCAGCGCATCGACTTCAGCAACCGCGAGCTGCGCCTCGACCCGAAGCTGCGCCTGCCGGACATCTGCGACAACCTGGAGGCGCGGCTCACCCTGCTGCAGCGCCGCCTCGCCGAGCGCTGCCCGTACATCCGCATCGAAAAGACCGGCCGCGGCCGCTTCCGCCTGCACGTCGACCGCCCGCTGACGCTGATCGAGGCTGCAGGTTAGGGCAAGGGGACAGACTCAAGTCTGTCCCCGGCCACCGCGATGGTTGCCGTCACTCCGCCCTGGCCTCCTGCCGGGGCTGGCCCTTGGGAAAGAAGTCGATGTAGGGCGTGCGTACCACCTGTCCGGGCTCGACAAAGGCCGGCGCCGGCACACCCTTCGCGCCCAGGCTGCGGATGAAGTGATACACGGCGCGCAGATCCTCGTCCGTCATCTGGGCCAGGGTGAACCATGGCATGGGCGGACGCTTGGGCTGATGCACCGTCGCGAGCCATTCGCTCTCGGTGAGCTCCTGCACGAACAACCGCAGGTTGCGCGGGTAGGTCGTGCCCCAGGGACCGTTGAATCCCACCGGATTGCCGGTCAGCCACTCCGACTGCGGCGTGGCGCCGTTGCTCTCGGGATACCCCGGGGTGTGGCAATCGTTGCAGTTGCCGATCACCACCAGGTAGCGCCCGCGTTCGACCTGGACCGGGTCCGCAGTTTCAGCCAGCACAGGTCCTGCCAGCGCGATTGCCAGGCCGGCCCCCAGCGCGATACGTGACGTTTTCATCGCCTTCCCTCCTCTTGTTCGTTTGCCATGTGTGTTGCAGCGGCCTTAAGTCATGACCGCGCCTGTTTGACGGAAAAAGCTTAGGGCGATGAAAAATCACGCGTTGCTAAATAATGCTTATGCATTTCGTAAATTTTTCTTAAGCCGGGACGGGAATCGGGAACCGTACGGGATGTCCTGCCCGCCCCGTCCAGATCGACGGCAGGCTCCGTGGGGAATTCGTCATCCCCGCGCAATTTGAACCCGCCTCCGCGCGAGGGCCCGGAGGACTTCTCGCCTCGTTCCCGCATCGCCGATGGTGGGACACCTAGCGGGACTGCCCGGATCCGATGCTCCGCGTGAGAAATCCCGCCCTGAATCCGATTACTGAATTGCACAATGCGTGCACATTTTCAGGCTGACGTGCTGATATCGTTCGCGAATTAATCCGGCTGGAAATCACGGGATGTCTTTGGTAAGTTGTGGGCGTTACCCGCTCTCTTCCCTAGATTCCGCGGTGACAGCGGAACTGGTGCAAACCATAAGGGAATTCCATGGACGAATCTGCCAGGCGCCGTTCGCGGCGATACGCCGTATTACT comes from the Gammaproteobacteria bacterium genome and includes:
- a CDS encoding cytochrome c — its product is MKTSRIALGAGLAIALAGPVLAETADPVQVERGRYLVVIGNCNDCHTPGYPESNGATPQSEWLTGNPVGFNGPWGTTYPRNLRLFVQELTESEWLATVHQPKRPPMPWFTLAQMTDEDLRAVYHFIRSLGAKGVPAPAFVEPGQVVRTPYIDFFPKGQPRQEARAE